One stretch of Candidatus Zymogenus saltonus DNA includes these proteins:
- a CDS encoding aspartate aminotransferase family protein: protein MSIIDEILGEKDVEKIRKETEENYREYVNPFAMRMLKNASLDIIEGKREGASVWDISGEKYIDCVTGAGIFNVGRHNPEVVEALKKALDTYDMGGWISIVRERGLLAKKLAEITPGNLKYSLFCCGGGEAIEVAIKLARGHTDKPEIICMNNGYHGVTGFALPATGRDVYKKPFAPLTPGYVHVQYNDLKAVEEAITEETAAVMLEPIQGEGGIIPADDEYLRGLRELCDKNDMLLIFDEVQTAFGRTGKMFCAEHSGVTPDIMVMAKALSGGLYPISAAIFTEEISDFLMTHPFIIINSFGGTSLACLVSLAAIEYLEKNDLPAHAEKMGKRFLKGLATLKDKYPDLILDVRGKGLMLGIEFPEDSIGPRMSYQLRHNGVISIYTFNNPRIIRIMPTLVIKEEEVDFVLDAFDKSLAEIAKQEAKNS, encoded by the coding sequence ATGTCTATAATCGACGAAATATTGGGCGAAAAGGACGTAGAGAAGATAAGAAAGGAGACGGAGGAGAACTATCGGGAGTACGTAAATCCCTTTGCGATGAGGATGCTCAAGAACGCGAGCCTCGATATCATCGAAGGCAAGCGCGAGGGCGCCTCGGTCTGGGATATATCGGGCGAGAAATATATAGACTGCGTCACGGGAGCCGGTATATTCAACGTGGGGAGGCACAACCCGGAGGTGGTGGAGGCTTTAAAAAAGGCGCTCGACACCTACGACATGGGGGGGTGGATAAGCATTGTGAGGGAGAGGGGTTTGTTGGCAAAAAAGCTCGCGGAGATCACCCCAGGCAACCTCAAATACTCCCTCTTCTGCTGCGGCGGGGGTGAGGCGATCGAGGTGGCCATAAAGCTCGCCCGGGGCCATACCGACAAGCCGGAGATAATCTGCATGAATAACGGATACCACGGGGTCACCGGATTTGCCCTTCCGGCCACCGGCCGGGACGTCTACAAGAAGCCCTTCGCGCCGCTGACTCCCGGCTACGTCCACGTCCAGTACAACGACCTCAAGGCGGTGGAGGAGGCGATCACCGAGGAGACCGCGGCCGTAATGCTTGAGCCTATACAGGGGGAGGGGGGGATAATCCCCGCCGATGATGAATATTTAAGGGGATTGAGAGAGCTCTGCGACAAGAACGATATGCTCCTCATCTTCGACGAGGTTCAGACCGCCTTCGGGCGCACCGGGAAGATGTTCTGCGCGGAGCACAGCGGTGTCACCCCCGACATCATGGTCATGGCAAAGGCGCTCTCCGGCGGGCTATATCCTATATCGGCCGCCATCTTCACCGAGGAGATAAGCGACTTTCTGATGACCCACCCCTTTATCATCATCAACTCCTTCGGTGGGACCTCGCTTGCGTGCCTCGTGTCGCTGGCCGCCATCGAATACCTCGAGAAGAACGACCTGCCGGCCCACGCCGAGAAGATGGGAAAGAGGTTCTTAAAGGGTCTCGCCACACTAAAGGATAAATACCCCGACCTGATACTGGACGTTCGGGGCAAGGGGCTGATGCTGGGGATAGAGTTTCCGGAAGACAGCATCGGGCCGAGGATGTCTTACCAGCTCAGGCACAACGGTGTAATCTCCATCTACACCTTCAACAACCCGAGGATAATCAGGATCATGCCGACCCTCGTGATAAAGGAGGAGGAGGTCGATTTTGTGCTTGACGCCTTCGACAAGTCCCTTGCGGAGATAGCGAAGCAGGAGGCGAAAAACAGTTAG
- a CDS encoding APC family permease yields the protein MAVLKRAVGLRTVVSTGAGMALATVTYISFIELASYLTGNSAWIAILTSGTMAVLAGSCFCELNSMYPTAAGLKLYVEKAFNERIAIIIAGVYVMGQIAIVGAEVFILSQVLSVGITIIPPVIWAIAFMAILFFLNYRGIRIAGMTQDIIAYTMFAGLILISVYGFYRIDFHIPNPIAIGSLDGFIQAVAIGISSYIAFEWVVTISEEVTDVKLVPKGMMIGLGILAIVYALFSTAMTSVLGNEGMVWALRPDFLPADIPVLL from the coding sequence ATGGCTGTTTTGAAGAGGGCCGTTGGCCTGAGAACCGTGGTTTCAACCGGAGCGGGAATGGCGCTTGCCACCGTAACGTACATATCTTTCATCGAGCTCGCAAGTTACCTAACCGGCAATTCAGCATGGATAGCGATCCTCACGTCGGGAACCATGGCGGTACTTGCGGGTTCATGTTTCTGTGAGCTCAATTCCATGTACCCCACTGCGGCGGGATTAAAGCTCTACGTTGAAAAGGCCTTCAACGAGCGTATCGCAATTATAATAGCAGGCGTCTACGTCATGGGACAGATCGCCATCGTGGGCGCCGAAGTCTTTATACTCTCTCAGGTGCTGTCTGTGGGAATTACGATAATCCCCCCGGTAATCTGGGCGATAGCCTTTATGGCAATACTATTTTTCCTGAATTACAGGGGAATCAGGATTGCCGGAATGACCCAGGACATCATCGCCTACACGATGTTCGCGGGCCTGATCCTGATTTCCGTCTACGGTTTTTACAGGATAGATTTTCACATACCAAATCCGATCGCAATTGGGAGCCTGGACGGCTTCATTCAGGCGGTGGCGATAGGTATAAGCTCATACATCGCATTCGAGTGGGTCGTCACGATATCGGAGGAGGTAACCGACGTAAAGCTGGTGCCAAAGGGGATGATGATAGGACTCGGAATCTTGGCGATAGTCTACGCCCTCTTTTCGACTGCCATGACCTCGGTTCTCGGAAACGAGGGAATGGTATGGGCGTTAAGGCCGGACTTCCTGCCGGCCGACATTCCGGTGCTCTTATAG
- a CDS encoding APC family permease — translation MISADGLPIPHVLYGMKLLGKFGLYFMIGMSILASLTSLNAGLLTFSRFVYAMARDWSLPRLFAKLHPRYATPWVAMVVVMIYGALIITYTFATHFVLSMIFTIVAVECMMYVIMAVSVIRLRFKDPERERSFKIKGGIVFPIIVIVIYGIVGYFILFGPVSNADDLLEQRIALYFIISLIVFNSLYAFLIWPKLRAKYQKIADARVPRRRRRP, via the coding sequence GTGATCAGTGCAGATGGGCTTCCGATTCCTCACGTCCTGTATGGGATGAAGCTTTTGGGTAAATTTGGTCTCTATTTCATGATAGGTATGTCGATTTTGGCATCACTGACATCCCTGAACGCCGGACTCCTGACCTTCTCAAGGTTTGTCTATGCCATGGCCAGGGACTGGTCCCTCCCCAGGCTGTTCGCAAAGCTCCACCCAAGATACGCCACACCCTGGGTTGCAATGGTTGTGGTAATGATCTACGGGGCGCTTATTATCACATATACATTCGCCACCCACTTTGTCCTTTCGATGATCTTCACAATCGTGGCGGTGGAGTGCATGATGTACGTTATCATGGCGGTCTCTGTTATACGTCTCAGGTTTAAGGACCCCGAAAGGGAAAGGAGCTTTAAGATCAAGGGGGGGATAGTCTTTCCGATAATCGTGATTGTCATCTACGGGATAGTGGGCTATTTTATCCTCTTCGGCCCGGTTAGCAACGCCGATGATTTACTGGAACAGAGGATCGCCCTCTATTTCATTATTTCCCTTATAGTCTTCAATTCGTTGTATGCCTTCTTGATCTGGCCGAAGCTCAGGGCGAAGTATCAGAAAATTGCGGATGCAAGGGTGCCGAGAAGAAGGAGGAGGCCATAG
- a CDS encoding 4-vinyl reductase, producing MLKENIPNSMMYISILTMKEIMGENGIKAVLNHANIPKYIEQIPPNNDKLEVPLSDFSKLFVSILDIFGEKGARPLLYNLGKRSFHVILEENPNLFGLVGLGLKLLSKKKRLEKFFSVASGETNKIFGENQRYTITDEAFEFEIYDCFWCKGLKTEGPICFAEIGWNVEAIKWATGGDEHEVKEVMCRAKGDDICKIVISLNPKED from the coding sequence ATGCTTAAAGAGAATATTCCAAACTCAATGATGTACATCTCAATTCTGACCATGAAGGAAATCATGGGGGAAAACGGTATTAAGGCAGTGCTTAATCATGCCAATATTCCAAAATACATAGAACAGATACCGCCGAACAACGACAAGCTTGAGGTGCCCCTTTCCGATTTCTCCAAGCTGTTCGTAAGCATCCTTGACATCTTCGGAGAAAAAGGGGCCAGACCGCTTCTCTATAATCTCGGGAAGAGGAGTTTTCACGTTATACTGGAGGAGAATCCCAACCTCTTCGGTCTGGTGGGATTGGGATTGAAGCTCCTTTCTAAGAAGAAGCGCCTGGAAAAGTTCTTCTCGGTCGCGTCGGGCGAGACGAACAAGATCTTTGGCGAAAACCAGAGATACACTATAACTGACGAGGCTTTTGAATTCGAGATCTATGACTGCTTCTGGTGCAAAGGTCTCAAGACCGAGGGGCCGATCTGTTTTGCCGAGATCGGATGGAACGTCGAGGCGATTAAGTGGGCCACGGGAGGGGATGAGCACGAGGTGAAGGAGGTGATGTGCCGGGCCAAGGGGGATGATATCTGTAAAATCGTTATATCGCTTAATCCAAAAGAGGATTGA
- a CDS encoding 4-vinyl reductase, with amino-acid sequence MLKDYIPNSLMYVTLLTLKDILGGNGYNALLQSSKLNKYREKFPPNNDKLGVLGSEFTQLIKGVIFIFGEKGARPLLYNAGRRGFQVILKENPAMFNLVGLGLKAMPKRKRLEKVFSTGSKQANKLFGENQRFYVSEEGFVSEFFDCFWCKGIKSEGPICFGELGFNAETAKWATGDEHEVKEVLCRGKGDDICKVVVSLDPKED; translated from the coding sequence ATGCTTAAAGATTACATCCCAAACTCCTTGATGTATGTTACGCTTCTTACATTAAAAGATATTCTGGGAGGTAATGGTTATAACGCGCTGCTCCAAAGTTCTAAACTCAATAAATACAGAGAGAAATTTCCCCCGAATAACGATAAACTCGGAGTATTGGGAAGTGAGTTTACTCAATTAATCAAAGGGGTCATATTTATTTTCGGTGAGAAGGGGGCAAGGCCTCTCCTCTACAACGCCGGACGCAGGGGGTTTCAGGTTATTCTTAAAGAGAACCCTGCCATGTTTAACCTCGTGGGTTTAGGACTGAAGGCGATGCCCAAAAGGAAGCGACTTGAAAAAGTCTTCTCCACCGGATCTAAACAGGCCAATAAACTATTTGGAGAAAACCAGAGATTTTATGTCAGTGAAGAAGGCTTCGTAAGTGAGTTTTTCGATTGCTTTTGGTGCAAGGGAATTAAATCAGAGGGTCCGATATGTTTTGGTGAATTGGGGTTTAATGCGGAGACCGCAAAATGGGCCACAGGAGACGAGCACGAAGTAAAGGAGGTTTTGTGCAGGGGCAAGGGGGACGATATCTGTAAGGTAGTTGTATCGCTCGATCCTAAAGAGGATTGA
- a CDS encoding transketolase has translation MPLSDSELKKLEEKAYQLRKDVIQTVAWSGGGHAGGALSQLDLLVALYYKYMNVDPKNPEKEDRDRLVLSKGHGGVGYAPVLADKGYFEFDLLKTFNHTGSRFGMHLDKLKVPGVDASTGSLGHGLSIAVGLALGAKIGGKKWITYCIMGDGEQHEGSIWEAAMAAAHFKLGNLIGFVDRNRFCIDGKCEDIMNVEPLDKKWEAFGWKVVTINGHDYNEICGAIDEGLAYKDGPFLIIANTVKGKGVEFMEGVAAWHYGGLDGEKTKEALASIDKMYGK, from the coding sequence ATGCCGCTTTCCGATTCAGAATTAAAAAAATTGGAGGAGAAGGCCTACCAGCTTCGCAAGGACGTCATTCAGACCGTCGCGTGGTCTGGCGGCGGACACGCCGGGGGAGCCCTCTCTCAGCTCGACTTACTTGTGGCGCTCTACTACAAGTATATGAACGTAGACCCCAAAAATCCCGAAAAGGAGGATCGGGACAGGCTTGTTCTTTCCAAGGGGCACGGCGGAGTCGGCTACGCGCCGGTCCTGGCGGACAAGGGATATTTTGAATTCGACCTGCTGAAGACCTTCAACCACACCGGCTCAAGATTCGGGATGCACCTTGACAAGCTGAAGGTCCCGGGCGTTGACGCTTCGACAGGCTCCCTCGGACACGGCCTTTCGATAGCGGTGGGGCTTGCCCTGGGGGCGAAGATAGGCGGGAAGAAGTGGATCACCTACTGCATCATGGGAGACGGCGAGCAGCACGAGGGATCGATATGGGAGGCGGCTATGGCGGCCGCCCATTTTAAGCTCGGCAACCTTATCGGATTTGTCGACAGGAATAGGTTCTGCATCGACGGAAAGTGTGAAGACATCATGAACGTGGAGCCGCTGGACAAGAAGTGGGAGGCGTTCGGCTGGAAGGTGGTGACGATCAACGGCCATGACTACAACGAGATATGTGGTGCAATCGATGAGGGGCTTGCCTATAAAGACGGGCCGTTTCTGATCATCGCCAATACGGTAAAGGGTAAGGGTGTTGAATTCATGGAGGGTGTGGCGGCCTGGCACTATGGTGGACTCGACGGCGAAAAGACCAAGGAGGCCCTGGCATCTATTGACAAGATGTATGGAAAATAG
- a CDS encoding transketolase family protein has protein sequence MVEGSVTWSLSDADHMTAAEIYGEMLVRLGEEREEVVALTADLARSTKIGKFEEKFPERFFNVGIAEQNLFGIGAGLALAGYIPFISTFAVFASLRAGEQVRTDICYQNLNCKIIATHSGVSFGQAGSTHHCTEDISVMRSFANMTVIVPADGIETAKAVRACIDWPGPVYIRIGRGFEPWVHKDDKYDYKIGKGIEMVSGTDITVIACGPSVYAAVDAAKTLKDDDGLSVRVIDLHTIKPIDKEIIVKAVTETRRIVTFEDHNIIGGMGTAVADVIAESGKGCAFKKVGIPDEFSIVGYPEDLYNHFKIDSEGVIETVREVMGKEYEEDEDWEDEM, from the coding sequence ATGGTAGAAGGTAGTGTAACATGGAGTTTATCCGACGCCGATCACATGACGGCCGCGGAGATATACGGCGAGATGCTCGTCAGGCTCGGGGAGGAGAGGGAGGAAGTGGTGGCCTTAACGGCGGACCTGGCGAGATCGACCAAGATAGGAAAGTTTGAGGAGAAATTTCCGGAGCGCTTTTTCAACGTCGGCATAGCCGAGCAGAACCTCTTCGGGATAGGCGCCGGACTCGCCCTGGCGGGATATATCCCCTTCATCTCGACCTTTGCGGTCTTTGCATCGTTGAGGGCCGGGGAGCAGGTGAGGACCGATATATGTTATCAGAACCTCAACTGCAAGATCATAGCGACGCACTCGGGCGTCTCCTTCGGGCAGGCGGGCTCCACCCACCACTGCACCGAGGACATCTCGGTGATGAGGTCTTTCGCCAACATGACGGTCATAGTCCCAGCAGACGGCATAGAGACCGCCAAGGCGGTAAGGGCCTGCATCGACTGGCCCGGCCCGGTGTACATAAGGATAGGGAGGGGCTTCGAGCCCTGGGTTCACAAGGACGACAAATACGACTACAAGATCGGCAAGGGGATAGAGATGGTCTCGGGGACCGACATTACGGTAATCGCATGCGGCCCATCGGTCTACGCCGCGGTGGATGCCGCCAAGACCTTGAAGGATGACGACGGGCTCTCGGTGAGGGTCATAGACCTCCACACCATAAAGCCGATAGACAAAGAGATTATTGTAAAGGCGGTCACGGAGACCAGGAGGATCGTCACCTTTGAAGACCACAACATAATCGGCGGCATGGGGACGGCCGTGGCCGACGTCATCGCGGAGTCGGGCAAGGGATGTGCCTTCAAGAAGGTCGGCATCCCCGACGAGTTCTCCATTGTCGGATACCCGGAAGACCTCTACAACCACTTCAAGATCGACAGCGAGGGCGTCATCGAGACCGTCCGTGAGGTCATGGGCAAGGAGTATGAAGAGGACGAGGACTGGGAAGACGAAATGTAG
- a CDS encoding APC family permease, whose protein sequence is MAELKRALRLRTVVATSAGMAMATSCYVAGVEIANMMAGQTAWIAILVAGVMCMLSALCFSELSGMYPSAAGLKLYIERAFGERTAIIVGAFYIMCAIAIVGPETHVLSKVIGRVFPNVPSLVWVFFFLGIIGLINLRGIIITGWVQDILSYSMITFMLIAGGYAISVSGVKIGEFFHPGDAMGVVEAAALGVFLYVAFEWVTPLAEEVTDGMMIPKGMLMSVGLLAITYVVFITGMTSVVDKELLAGSKIPHMLMGEALFGQYGLWFFAFMSVMASMTSYNAGFLNFSRFMYAMGRDNVLPRVFSKLHPSYATPWFAVLVTFTISIIASLYVFLTERVMILIKVTAAIEVIIYIAMALAVIKLRRSKADEVRPFKIPGGIVVPVLAIIFFLVLLVGIYADDIVVLYIMLSILLLCVLYTLAVVPRLKAAYEAKMAKRVPRRRRPGSS, encoded by the coding sequence ATGGCCGAACTTAAAAGGGCCTTGAGGCTGAGGACCGTTGTGGCCACCAGCGCCGGAATGGCGATGGCCACGTCATGTTATGTCGCCGGGGTTGAGATAGCGAACATGATGGCGGGGCAGACGGCGTGGATAGCCATCCTCGTGGCGGGGGTGATGTGTATGTTGTCGGCCCTCTGCTTCTCGGAGCTGAGCGGGATGTACCCGTCTGCGGCGGGGTTGAAGCTCTATATCGAGAGGGCCTTCGGGGAGAGGACCGCGATCATCGTGGGGGCCTTCTACATTATGTGCGCCATAGCCATCGTGGGGCCCGAAACCCACGTATTGAGCAAGGTAATCGGAAGGGTCTTTCCGAACGTCCCGAGTCTGGTCTGGGTCTTCTTCTTCCTGGGGATAATCGGACTGATAAATCTCAGGGGGATTATCATCACGGGCTGGGTGCAGGATATCCTCTCGTACTCCATGATAACCTTCATGTTGATAGCCGGGGGATACGCGATATCGGTATCGGGAGTGAAGATCGGAGAGTTTTTTCATCCTGGTGACGCGATGGGCGTGGTCGAGGCGGCGGCCCTGGGGGTATTTCTCTACGTCGCCTTCGAGTGGGTGACCCCCCTGGCGGAGGAGGTCACCGACGGCATGATGATACCGAAGGGTATGCTAATGTCGGTGGGCCTCCTCGCGATTACCTACGTGGTGTTTATCACGGGGATGACGTCTGTTGTCGATAAGGAACTCCTCGCAGGCTCAAAAATCCCCCATATGCTGATGGGAGAGGCCCTCTTCGGTCAATACGGCCTCTGGTTCTTCGCCTTTATGAGCGTCATGGCGTCGATGACCTCCTATAACGCGGGATTTCTGAACTTCTCGAGATTCATGTACGCCATGGGGCGCGACAACGTCCTGCCCAGGGTCTTCTCGAAGCTTCACCCGAGTTACGCCACGCCCTGGTTTGCGGTTCTCGTTACGTTCACCATCTCCATAATTGCGTCCCTTTACGTGTTTCTTACAGAGAGGGTTATGATACTTATCAAGGTTACCGCCGCCATCGAGGTGATTATCTACATAGCCATGGCCCTGGCGGTAATCAAGCTTAGGCGTTCTAAGGCGGACGAAGTGCGCCCATTCAAGATACCGGGGGGGATTGTTGTTCCCGTTCTCGCAATCATCTTCTTCCTGGTGCTTCTCGTGGGAATCTACGCGGACGACATCGTTGTCCTTTACATAATGCTATCGATCCTGCTCCTCTGTGTCCTGTACACCTTGGCCGTTGTGCCGAGGCTCAAGGCCGCCTACGAGGCGAAGATGGCAAAGCGCGTCCCCAGGAGGAGGCGCCCGGGAAGCTCTTAG
- the ald gene encoding alanine dehydrogenase, producing the protein MKIGVPTEIKAEENRVALTPAGAAAFVSHGHNVFIQEGAGLGSGLTDEEYKAAGAKILPDKEAVWAEVDMIIKVKEPLGPEFGLMEKQILFTYLHLAADEELTKKLLKTNIVGIAYETIQLTDKSLPLLAPMSEVAGRLSVQMGARCLEAISGGSGILISGVSGVPPAKVVILGAGIAGSNACFVAVGMGARVTILDVNPVKLRYIHDVMGGHVVTVMSNRANIEEEVLSADLVIGSILIPGAKAPKLITRDMVSKMKKGSAIVDIAVDQGGCAETTKPTTHSDPIYIVDDVVHYAVANMPGAVPRTSTFALTNATLSYALDIADKGVEKAVRDDNSLKKGVNVMDGNVTCSAVADAFDMECVDLDFS; encoded by the coding sequence ATGAAGATAGGTGTTCCGACCGAAATAAAGGCGGAAGAGAACAGGGTTGCCCTGACACCGGCAGGCGCCGCCGCCTTTGTGAGCCACGGGCACAATGTTTTTATCCAAGAAGGGGCGGGTTTGGGCAGCGGCCTTACGGACGAGGAATATAAAGCCGCGGGGGCCAAGATACTCCCCGACAAGGAGGCGGTCTGGGCCGAAGTGGATATGATAATCAAGGTGAAGGAGCCGTTGGGGCCTGAGTTCGGCCTCATGGAAAAGCAGATCCTCTTTACATATCTTCACCTGGCGGCGGACGAGGAGCTTACGAAAAAGCTCCTCAAGACAAACATCGTTGGAATCGCATACGAGACGATCCAGCTTACGGACAAATCGCTCCCCCTTCTGGCCCCAATGAGCGAGGTCGCCGGGAGACTCTCCGTCCAGATGGGCGCCCGCTGTCTCGAGGCGATAAGCGGCGGCAGCGGAATATTGATCTCCGGGGTGTCCGGGGTGCCGCCGGCAAAGGTCGTTATCCTGGGCGCCGGGATAGCGGGTTCCAACGCCTGCTTTGTCGCCGTCGGTATGGGGGCGAGGGTCACTATTCTTGATGTCAATCCGGTAAAGCTGAGATATATCCACGACGTTATGGGCGGGCATGTGGTTACGGTCATGTCGAACCGGGCAAATATAGAGGAGGAGGTGCTTTCCGCGGACCTCGTCATAGGATCGATTTTGATTCCGGGGGCCAAGGCGCCGAAGCTTATCACAAGGGATATGGTCTCCAAGATGAAGAAGGGATCGGCAATAGTCGACATAGCTGTGGATCAGGGGGGGTGCGCGGAGACGACAAAGCCCACGACCCATAGCGATCCGATCTATATCGTCGACGACGTTGTCCACTACGCCGTGGCAAACATGCCCGGAGCCGTTCCCAGGACATCCACCTTCGCCCTGACAAACGCGACCCTGTCGTATGCGCTGGATATCGCCGATAAGGGCGTGGAAAAGGCGGTAAGGGATGACAATTCCCTCAAGAAGGGCGTGAACGTCATGGATGGAAATGTGACGTGCAGTGCCGTGGCCGATGCGTTCGATATGGAGTGTGTCGATTTAGATTTTTCTTGA
- a CDS encoding MoxR family ATPase, which translates to MLNTVAKIKSTLDEYVVGHDDVKEGILLALIAREHVYIEGAPGTAKTMLAELAAKAANLQFYFYQFHRDTRLSELIGEYIISREETTQKLESGNGKGELIRQQLLPGGILTAQMVVLDDITRAPGEALNILLRLLNEREYQGIKLPLLTAIATSNPTQDDYYNEPLDLANLDRFAIQLRSQGLLTRGNWDEALSVLDYYVDHIFDKDSIKGFEAELFEKPIDYLLDVEVPQKVRKRLMKFLSKLIDDYHLNETNSLLTDRTFLVKAVRILKAKAILEGRKEVSPGDLSVLKYMTTFRVPEEIAERIEEILENLDEKKK; encoded by the coding sequence ATGCTCAACACCGTAGCCAAGATAAAGTCGACTTTGGACGAATATGTGGTCGGACACGATGACGTAAAGGAGGGGATACTCCTTGCCCTGATAGCCAGGGAGCACGTATATATCGAGGGTGCCCCCGGAACGGCAAAGACGATGCTTGCGGAGCTTGCCGCAAAGGCCGCAAACCTCCAGTTCTATTTCTACCAGTTTCACCGGGACACGAGGCTCTCGGAGCTTATCGGTGAATATATCATATCGAGGGAAGAGACGACTCAAAAATTGGAATCGGGAAACGGCAAGGGAGAGCTGATAAGGCAGCAGCTCCTTCCGGGAGGAATATTGACCGCCCAGATGGTGGTCCTCGACGACATCACCAGGGCGCCCGGGGAGGCCCTCAATATCCTGCTGAGGCTTCTTAACGAGAGGGAGTATCAGGGGATCAAACTGCCGCTTCTGACCGCTATTGCTACAAGCAACCCAACCCAGGACGATTACTACAACGAGCCCCTCGACCTCGCCAACCTCGACAGGTTTGCAATCCAGCTCAGATCCCAGGGACTCCTGACGCGGGGAAACTGGGACGAGGCGCTGTCGGTATTGGATTACTACGTAGACCACATCTTCGATAAGGACTCCATAAAGGGATTCGAGGCGGAGCTCTTTGAAAAGCCCATCGACTATCTCTTGGACGTAGAAGTGCCCCAGAAGGTCAGAAAGAGGCTGATGAAATTCCTCAGTAAGCTAATCGATGATTACCACCTCAACGAAACGAACTCCCTCCTGACCGACAGGACGTTTTTGGTGAAGGCCGTAAGGATCCTGAAGGCCAAGGCGATCCTCGAGGGGAGAAAAGAGGTAAGCCCAGGCGACCTCTCCGTCCTGAAATATATGACAACCTTCCGCGTGCCGGAAGAGATAGCCGAGCGGATCGAGGAGATACTCGAAAATCTCGACGAAAAAAAAAAGTAG